A DNA window from Zingiber officinale cultivar Zhangliang chromosome 3A, Zo_v1.1, whole genome shotgun sequence contains the following coding sequences:
- the LOC122053538 gene encoding myb family transcription factor IPN2-like, which produces MFHAASENFTMNNSQERQMCVVQAADSGLVLTTDPKPRLRWTGELHERFVDAVNQLGGPDKATPKTIMRVMGVKGLTLYHLKSHLQKFRLGKQPHRDFSAHTIKDELQRNAASSSMLMSRSINESLMAQAIRMQIERRCHEQLEIQKHLQLRIEAEAKYMESMLERAYQTLLKDSIGDHHQGLAQNLVAQKNLDPSNNRFLSLDTQLQRPPYVGEEQLQLSMQVLQQKQTTTPLEEFLLNDDNAYNENPTNVGWTNAYELEVQKMESFVAMLDQEETLSNSNDQLEMIVPTPTDGINGAAGSIEEKKYEALEKFNSSIAISQMTRGQARNMSYG; this is translated from the exons ATGTTCCATGCTGCTTCTGAGAATTTCACAATGAATAATTCTCAAGAAAGGCAGATGTGTGTCGTCCAAGCTGCGGATTCCGGCCTAGTCCTCACCACTGACCCCAAACCTCGCCTTCGATGGACCGGGGAACTCCATGAGCGCTTTGTCGACGCTGTCAATCAACTCGGAGGCCCTGATA AGGCCACACCAAAAACCATCATGAGAGTCATGGGTGTCAAGGGCCTCACTCTCTACCACCTCAAGAGCCACCTCCAG AAATTTAGACTTGGCAAGCAACCTCACAGAGATTTCAGTGCTCACACAATTAAAGATG AACTGCAAAGAAATGCAGCCTCTTCATCCATGTTGATGAGTCGATCGATAAATGA gaGTTTGATGGCACAAGCTATAAGGATGCAAATCGAAAGGAGATGCCATGAGCAATTAGAG ATTCAAAAACACTTGCAACTGAGGATCGAGGCAGAAGCCAAGTACATGGAAAGCATGTTGGAGAGAGCATATCAAACACTCTTGAAAGATAGTATTGGAGATCACCATCAAGGTCTTGCCCAAAACCTTGTTGCCCAAAAGAATTTGGATCCTTCGAATAATCGATTTCTTTCCCTTGACACACAACTACAAAGACCTCCATACGTTGGAGAAGAACAATTGCAACTAAGCATGCAAGTGCTACAACAGAAGCAGACAACCACACCACTTGAGGAATTTTTGCTAAACGATGACAATGCATATAATGAAAACCCTACTAATGTCGGGTGGACAAATGCTTATGAGCTGGAGGTGCAAAAAATGGAATCATTTGTGGCAATGTTGGATCAAGAGGAAACCTTGTCGAATAGCAACGATCAACTAGAGATGATTGTTCCAACCCCCACGGATGGGATCAATGGCGCCGCGGGGAGCATCGAAGAGAAGAAGTATGAAGCACTCGAGAAGTTCAATAGCTCAATTGCAATATCTCAAATGACAAGAGGCCAAGCAAGAAACATGTCTTATGGATGA